The Polyangiaceae bacterium genome includes a region encoding these proteins:
- a CDS encoding alpha/beta hydrolase — protein MRRRALLLVCLLSLGCRAPTEIDDVPYDPRYGDSTKLDLYLPDESGAQPAVMLIHGGAWRFGDKRHFTNAARRFARSGYVAASINYRLVPEGAFPNGPRDTACALAFLQKNAGDYGIDPERIAVVGYSAGGHLASLLGVAWNEPSIEPDCEWGPPERPAAVIPGAGAHDLRARADVEWVQDFMGGTLEELPDKYQQASPIAQIDPGEPPFLLVSGGGDWIGVPEQSRWMRDALRAVGTEADELRLAGGGHLVQPGADPGELQFGVLLETPEAWLVIADFLARHIGEP, from the coding sequence ATGAGGCGCCGGGCCCTGCTTCTGGTCTGCCTGCTTTCGCTGGGTTGCCGGGCGCCCACCGAGATCGACGACGTCCCCTACGACCCCCGCTACGGCGACTCGACGAAGCTGGACCTGTACCTGCCGGACGAATCGGGCGCTCAGCCCGCCGTGATGTTGATCCACGGCGGGGCCTGGCGCTTCGGCGACAAGCGCCACTTCACCAATGCCGCGCGCCGCTTCGCACGCTCCGGCTACGTGGCGGCCAGCATCAACTACCGGCTGGTGCCCGAGGGCGCGTTCCCGAACGGACCGCGCGACACGGCCTGTGCGCTGGCATTCCTCCAGAAGAACGCCGGCGACTACGGCATCGACCCGGAGCGCATCGCCGTGGTGGGCTACTCGGCAGGCGGTCACCTCGCCTCGTTGCTCGGCGTGGCCTGGAACGAGCCGAGCATCGAGCCCGACTGCGAGTGGGGACCACCGGAGCGCCCAGCCGCGGTCATCCCCGGCGCGGGCGCCCACGATCTGCGCGCGCGCGCCGATGTCGAGTGGGTTCAGGACTTCATGGGCGGGACGCTCGAGGAGCTCCCCGACAAGTACCAACAGGCCTCGCCCATCGCGCAGATCGACCCCGGGGAGCCACCGTTCTTGCTGGTGAGCGGCGGCGGCGACTGGATCGGCGTGCCCGAGCAGTCGCGTTGGATGCGCGACGCCCTGCGCGCCGTGGGCACGGAAGCGGACGAGCTGCGCTTGGCGGGTGGCGGCCACCTGGTTCAGCCCGGCGCCGATCCAGGCGAGCTGCAATTCGGCGTGCTGCTCGAGACGCCGGAGGCCTGGCTGGTCATCGCCGACTTTCTGGCACGCCACATCGGTGAGCCATGA
- a CDS encoding AAA family ATPase, producing MTQSTFEARLAQARDASARLREAIGTVIVGQNAVVDQVLWGLIAGGHVLLEGAPGLGKTLLVRTLASSLELKFSRIQFTPDLMPSDVTGTNVLVMDATGSATGRFELHRGPIFGQVILADEINRATPKTQSALLEAMQEHAVTIAGTRHVLDQPFFVLATENPIEMEGTYPLPEAQLDRFLLKVMVPNPSEDELTAILTRTTGHEVEAPKSVLHRDDVLALRALCRDIAVAEPVLRYAARFIGASSPDSPTAPEIVKRGLRYGAGVRGGQSLVLASKALALLEGRAQVAFTDIQRVAPPVLRHRMIRSFEGEADGLTTDQVVEELTRAVPTRPGPVEQVVQGSR from the coding sequence ATGACCCAGAGCACCTTCGAAGCGCGGCTCGCCCAGGCCCGCGACGCATCCGCCCGGCTCCGAGAGGCCATCGGCACGGTGATCGTCGGGCAAAACGCCGTCGTCGATCAGGTGCTGTGGGGCCTGATCGCCGGCGGGCACGTGCTCTTGGAAGGTGCCCCCGGCCTCGGCAAGACCTTGCTGGTGCGCACCCTCGCGTCGAGCCTCGAGCTCAAGTTCTCGCGCATCCAGTTCACCCCGGATCTGATGCCCAGCGACGTCACTGGCACGAACGTGCTGGTGATGGACGCGACCGGCAGCGCCACGGGGCGCTTCGAGCTGCATCGCGGCCCCATCTTCGGGCAGGTCATCCTGGCCGACGAGATCAACCGCGCCACGCCCAAGACCCAGAGCGCTCTGCTCGAGGCCATGCAGGAGCATGCCGTCACGATCGCCGGCACCCGGCACGTGCTCGACCAGCCGTTCTTCGTCTTGGCCACCGAGAACCCCATCGAGATGGAGGGCACCTACCCTCTGCCGGAGGCCCAGCTCGATCGCTTCCTGCTCAAGGTGATGGTGCCCAACCCGAGCGAGGACGAGCTGACCGCGATCCTCACCCGGACCACCGGCCACGAGGTGGAAGCCCCGAAGAGCGTGCTGCACCGCGACGACGTGCTGGCGCTGCGCGCCCTGTGCCGCGACATCGCCGTGGCGGAGCCGGTGCTGCGCTACGCCGCGCGCTTCATCGGCGCCAGCTCGCCCGACTCCCCGACCGCGCCCGAGATCGTCAAGCGCGGACTGCGCTACGGCGCCGGCGTGCGCGGCGGCCAGTCGCTGGTCTTGGCGTCCAAGGCGCTGGCCCTGCTCGAAGGCCGGGCGCAGGTGGCGTTCACCGACATCCAACGCGTCGCGCCGCCGGTGCTCCGACACCGCATGATCCGCAGCTTCGAGGGCGAGGCCGACGGCCTGACCACCGATCAAGTGGTGGAGGAGCTCACGCGCGCCGTGCCGACGCGCCCGGGCCCAGTGGAGCAGGTCGTACAAGGCAGTCGATGA
- a CDS encoding CocE/NonD family hydrolase, whose protein sequence is MKASRDGDPSHAEYLALRPARFRGYERRSEYLQMRDGTRIAVDVCLPRGKGGAKLPTILRQTRYFRRFRVNPALRPLLDELTLDPMNGPMRQLFTSRGYAWVDVDARGSGASFGERPCPWWLDGEVADGADIASWIVKQPWSNGRIGSTGVSYEGTTAEFLGITGHPAVRAVAPRFSLFDVYADVGFPGGLHSSYFTQAWETANAALDRNQAGEMVALVYMLQAHGLLPPAVARRLDHPALRRALGRVIDWGLGGVAGTDDDPRGEILTDALRAHADNYYVHDGASEVTFRDDVPTDAPIPGKSSEYFSPHSYVAQLAKVAVLSYGGWFDGGYANAAVKRHAALERLGADSRLLIGPWVHGGQLDLDPEAPGRRASFDHAAELLRFFDAHLVPEQSPRAQAPRVRYYLMGEGRWSTAPSWPPTDARVASFGFARGRRLLRDGVGQGRDTASMPLDVGAGQRSRWRTLLCPFLVADGRGRSPEGYLVFDSEPLSAQLVVAGHPVLVLALASSAPDSAIVVYLEEVEASGASHLLSEGALRTLHRTRLVEDGARPPCVEASFLRRDARTLAPDELATHAIELLPLATRFRAGTRLRLVLGAADVDHFTTPPGPRPVRWAIELGGSRLLLPVVG, encoded by the coding sequence ATGAAGGCGTCGCGCGACGGCGATCCGAGCCACGCCGAGTACCTGGCGCTCCGCCCCGCGCGCTTTCGGGGCTACGAGCGACGCTCCGAGTACCTCCAGATGCGGGATGGCACGCGCATCGCCGTGGACGTGTGCCTGCCGCGCGGGAAGGGCGGCGCGAAGCTACCGACGATCCTGCGACAAACCCGCTACTTCCGCCGCTTTCGCGTGAACCCCGCGCTCCGGCCGCTGCTCGACGAGCTCACCCTCGATCCGATGAACGGCCCGATGCGGCAGCTCTTCACCTCCCGCGGCTACGCCTGGGTGGACGTGGACGCGCGGGGCTCGGGCGCCTCGTTCGGCGAGCGGCCGTGCCCGTGGTGGCTCGACGGCGAGGTCGCCGACGGCGCCGACATCGCCAGCTGGATCGTGAAGCAGCCCTGGTCCAACGGTCGCATCGGCTCGACCGGCGTCTCCTACGAGGGCACCACGGCAGAATTTCTCGGCATCACCGGGCACCCCGCGGTGCGCGCCGTCGCGCCGCGCTTCTCGCTCTTCGACGTGTACGCCGACGTCGGCTTCCCGGGCGGGCTGCACTCCTCGTATTTCACCCAGGCCTGGGAGACGGCCAACGCCGCGCTCGATCGCAACCAGGCCGGCGAGATGGTCGCGCTCGTTTACATGCTGCAAGCGCACGGCCTGCTCCCGCCCGCGGTCGCGCGTCGCCTGGACCACCCGGCGCTCCGTCGCGCGCTGGGCCGCGTGATCGACTGGGGCCTCGGCGGCGTCGCGGGCACCGACGACGATCCGCGTGGCGAGATCCTGACCGACGCGCTGCGCGCGCACGCCGACAACTACTACGTGCACGATGGCGCGAGCGAGGTGACCTTCCGCGACGACGTGCCGACGGACGCGCCGATCCCCGGCAAGTCGAGCGAGTACTTCAGCCCGCACTCGTACGTGGCGCAGCTCGCGAAGGTCGCCGTGCTGAGCTACGGCGGCTGGTTCGACGGCGGCTACGCCAACGCGGCGGTCAAGCGCCACGCCGCGCTCGAGCGGCTCGGCGCCGACAGCCGCCTGCTCATCGGCCCTTGGGTCCACGGCGGTCAGCTCGACCTCGATCCGGAGGCGCCCGGGCGGCGCGCCTCGTTCGATCATGCCGCGGAGCTGCTGCGCTTCTTCGACGCGCACCTCGTCCCCGAGCAGTCGCCGCGCGCGCAGGCGCCGCGGGTGCGTTATTACCTGATGGGCGAGGGTCGCTGGTCCACGGCCCCGAGCTGGCCGCCCACCGACGCGCGGGTCGCGAGCTTCGGCTTCGCGCGCGGTCGCCGGCTGCTCCGCGACGGAGTGGGACAGGGGCGGGACACCGCCAGCATGCCGCTCGACGTCGGCGCCGGTCAGCGCTCGCGCTGGCGCACCCTGCTCTGTCCGTTCCTGGTGGCGGACGGGCGCGGGCGCTCGCCAGAGGGGTACCTGGTCTTCGACTCCGAGCCGCTGTCGGCTCAGCTGGTCGTGGCTGGGCATCCGGTGCTGGTGCTGGCCCTCGCGTCGAGCGCGCCGGACTCGGCCATCGTGGTGTACCTGGAGGAGGTCGAGGCTTCTGGGGCCTCGCATCTGCTCAGCGAGGGAGCCCTGCGCACGCTGCACCGCACGCGGCTCGTCGAGGACGGAGCGCGACCGCCGTGCGTGGAGGCGAGCTTCCTGCGAAGAGACGCGCGCACGCTCGCGCCGGACGAGCTCGCCACGCACGCCATCGAGCTCCTGCCGCTGGCCACGCGATTTCGGGCCGGCACACGCCTGCGGCTCGTGCTGGGCGCCGCCGACGTGGATCACTTCACCACGCCGCCGGGGCCACGTCCGGTCCGCTGGGCCATCGAGCTCGGGGGGTCGCGGTTGCTCCTGCCGGTGGTCGGCTGA
- the panB gene encoding 3-methyl-2-oxobutanoate hydroxymethyltransferase, with protein sequence MKPDKVTVPSLRARKGVGPKIAMVTAYDATLGRLLDEGGADILLVGDSLGMVVQGHANTLSVSVEEICYHGRAVARAARRAHVVGDMPFMSFQVSPEKALENAGSLLKNGGFEAVKLEGGLVVAEHVHRIVQAGIPVMGHVGLLPQSVHAMGGFRVQGKGEDAAAGVLADAKALEQAGAYCIVLEGLPATVARRITEAVRIPTIGIGAGPHCDGQVLVCYDFLGMYEDVQPKFVKRYAELGDAVVRATQSYVSEVQSGAFPGEAHSFGMGKAHSTGEPTGAKPVVASEPPGYGPTED encoded by the coding sequence ATGAAGCCCGACAAGGTCACGGTCCCGAGCCTGCGCGCCCGCAAGGGGGTGGGTCCGAAGATCGCGATGGTCACCGCGTACGACGCGACCCTGGGCCGGCTGCTCGACGAGGGCGGGGCCGACATCCTTCTAGTGGGTGACTCGCTGGGCATGGTCGTGCAGGGACACGCCAACACCCTGAGCGTGAGCGTCGAGGAGATCTGCTACCACGGCCGCGCCGTGGCCCGGGCGGCGCGCCGCGCACACGTGGTCGGCGACATGCCGTTCATGAGCTTCCAGGTCTCGCCGGAGAAGGCCTTGGAGAACGCCGGGAGCCTGTTGAAGAACGGCGGCTTCGAAGCGGTGAAGCTCGAAGGTGGCCTGGTGGTGGCCGAGCACGTGCATCGCATCGTGCAGGCGGGCATTCCGGTGATGGGCCACGTCGGGCTCTTGCCGCAGTCGGTGCACGCGATGGGCGGTTTTCGCGTGCAGGGCAAGGGTGAGGACGCCGCGGCCGGCGTGCTCGCCGACGCCAAAGCTCTGGAGCAGGCTGGCGCGTACTGCATCGTGCTCGAGGGGCTGCCGGCGACCGTCGCGCGGCGCATCACCGAAGCGGTGCGCATTCCGACCATCGGCATCGGCGCAGGCCCGCACTGCGACGGGCAGGTGCTGGTCTGCTACGACTTCCTGGGCATGTACGAAGACGTGCAACCGAAGTTCGTCAAGCGCTACGCCGAGCTCGGCGACGCGGTCGTCCGGGCGACGCAGAGCTACGTCAGCGAGGTGCAGTCCGGTGCGTTCCCCGGCGAAGCCCACAGCTTCGGCATGGGCAAGGCGCACAGCACCGGCGAGCCCACCGGCGCCAAACCCGTGGTCGCCTCCGAGCCACCGGGCTACGGCCCCACCGAGGACTGA
- a CDS encoding pantoate--beta-alanine ligase has translation MPLELCRTVADFRAACDGVRARGRRLGLVPTMGALHAGHIALVGEARRRSDDVAVTIFVNPTQFGPSEDFAKYPRTLETDLEKCEAAGAALIFAPEVAEMYPAGEKTRVRVDGLTEHFCGRSRPGHFEGVTTIVAKLFAAAGPCTAVFGRKDYQQLKVIQRMARDLLLPVSVVGHPTVREPDGLALSSRNAYLSAEDRERALVLSRSLAAAVRRFEAGERNAGALRGPVEAAVVAAGLSPDYVTLADSEELEPFADDASVGERAVLALAVRVGAARLIDNVVLGEDGPPGAAA, from the coding sequence ATGCCGCTCGAGCTCTGCCGGACCGTCGCCGACTTCCGTGCTGCCTGCGACGGCGTGCGGGCGCGGGGGCGTCGGCTCGGCCTGGTGCCGACCATGGGCGCCTTGCACGCCGGGCACATCGCCCTGGTGGGCGAAGCGCGCCGCAGGAGCGACGACGTCGCGGTGACCATCTTCGTGAACCCGACGCAGTTCGGTCCGAGCGAGGACTTCGCGAAGTACCCGCGAACGCTCGAGACGGATCTGGAGAAATGCGAGGCGGCCGGTGCGGCGCTGATCTTCGCGCCGGAGGTAGCCGAGATGTACCCTGCGGGTGAGAAGACCCGCGTGCGCGTCGACGGGCTCACGGAGCATTTCTGCGGCCGCTCGCGCCCCGGTCACTTCGAGGGAGTGACGACCATCGTGGCCAAGCTGTTCGCGGCGGCGGGCCCGTGTACGGCGGTGTTCGGCCGCAAGGACTACCAGCAGCTCAAGGTGATCCAGCGCATGGCGAGGGATCTGCTCCTCCCGGTCAGCGTCGTCGGCCACCCGACCGTGCGCGAGCCCGACGGACTGGCGCTCTCCTCGCGCAACGCCTACTTGTCGGCGGAGGACCGCGAACGAGCGCTGGTGCTGTCGCGCTCGCTGGCGGCGGCGGTCCGCCGCTTCGAGGCCGGGGAGCGCAACGCCGGCGCGCTCCGCGGACCGGTCGAAGCGGCCGTCGTCGCTGCCGGCCTGAGCCCGGACTACGTGACCTTGGCCGACAGCGAAGAGCTCGAGCCCTTCGCCGACGACGCGAGCGTCGGCGAGCGCGCCGTGCTGGCGCTGGCGGTGCGGGTCGGCGCCGCGCGCCTCATCGACAACGTGGTCCTGGGCGAGGACGGCCCGCCGGGAGCCGCGGCGTGA
- the tmk gene encoding dTMP kinase — MRGRFVVLEGIDGAGTTTQLGRLARALEARGLAVHQTREPSDGPVGALIRQYLRHAVTGPSGEPRTASWDSMALLFAADRVDHVASEIEPKLAAGAWVVSDRYDLSSLAYQSVTAPSEQVVEWIRQLNARALRPDLTLVVDVPAELAEQRRGARGGSEELYEKRELQRRLAEIYAQAERLVPGDRLEHVSGVGSPDEVAGRVFAAVDRALRTPSPP; from the coding sequence GTGCGCGGGCGCTTCGTCGTGCTCGAAGGCATCGACGGTGCCGGCACGACGACTCAGCTCGGACGGCTCGCTCGAGCGCTCGAGGCTCGTGGTCTCGCGGTCCACCAGACGCGGGAGCCCAGTGACGGGCCCGTCGGTGCGTTGATTCGCCAGTACCTGCGCCACGCCGTGACGGGGCCGAGCGGCGAACCGCGCACGGCGAGTTGGGACAGCATGGCGCTCCTGTTCGCCGCCGACCGCGTCGATCACGTCGCGAGCGAGATCGAGCCGAAGCTCGCGGCGGGCGCTTGGGTCGTCTCCGATCGCTACGATCTCTCGAGCCTGGCGTACCAGTCGGTCACGGCGCCGAGCGAGCAGGTGGTCGAGTGGATCCGCCAGCTGAACGCCCGGGCGCTGCGCCCGGATCTCACGCTGGTGGTGGACGTCCCCGCGGAGCTGGCCGAGCAGCGCCGCGGCGCTCGGGGCGGGAGCGAGGAGCTGTACGAGAAGCGCGAGCTGCAGCGCCGCTTGGCGGAGATCTACGCACAGGCCGAGCGCTTGGTGCCCGGTGACCGCCTGGAGCACGTCTCGGGCGTCGGCAGCCCCGACGAGGTGGCGGGGCGGGTCTTCGCTGCCGTCGACCGAGCGCTCAGAACACCCAGCCCACCGTGA